A genomic window from Exiguobacterium acetylicum DSM 20416 includes:
- a CDS encoding acetoin utilization AcuB family protein, with the protein MLIEQIMNTTCITMQPTNSIAHAVELMQRHQIRHILVVNARHELVGLVGLKEIQSASSIFHPDTAKQDLQYPVSSIMNESPVTAHPLDFLEDAAVLFYEYRLTCLPIVRGRRLVGVVTETDLLRTFVQLTGALEPSSQIEIRVENTAGTLAKIAALLAKTNINILNVLVYPTDDPYVRIVAFRVQTMNPIRIIDKLRKEGFDVLGPDVSR; encoded by the coding sequence ATGTTAATCGAACAAATCATGAATACGACGTGCATCACGATGCAACCGACGAATTCCATCGCGCATGCGGTTGAACTCATGCAACGTCATCAGATTCGTCATATTCTCGTCGTCAATGCCCGTCATGAACTCGTCGGTCTTGTCGGACTAAAGGAAATTCAAAGCGCAAGTAGCATCTTTCATCCGGATACGGCAAAACAAGACCTACAGTATCCGGTCTCAAGCATCATGAATGAAAGTCCTGTCACGGCCCACCCGCTCGATTTTCTCGAAGATGCGGCTGTGCTGTTTTATGAATATCGATTGACGTGTCTGCCAATCGTCCGCGGTCGACGCCTTGTCGGTGTCGTCACGGAAACGGATTTGTTACGGACATTCGTTCAATTGACGGGTGCACTCGAACCAAGTTCTCAAATCGAAATCCGTGTTGAAAACACTGCTGGAACATTAGCAAAAATTGCCGCACTGCTTGCCAAAACGAATATCAATATCTTAAATGTACTCGTGTATCCAACAGACGATCCGTATGTCCGGATCGTTGCGTTTCGTGTCCAGACGATGAATCCGATTCGGATCATCGACAAGTTGCGCAAAGAAGGATTCGATGTACTTGGACCGGATGTGAGCAGATGA
- a CDS encoding acetoin utilization protein AcuC, with the protein MKDFAYLYSPEEATYRFSETHPFNPIRLELTVSLLEAMHQLDDILCIAPRHATDEELALIHDQDYIAAVKAAGTGALTPLKAQMYGLGTEDTPLFQGMHSGASLLVGGTIEACDLVLSGQYKRTFHIGGGLHHGFRGRASGFCVYNDTAVAMAAMIEKYHCKILYVDTDAHHGDGVQWAFYNRKDVMTLSLHETGRYLFPGTGMVTERGSEEGYGFSWNVPLDAFTEDDSFLLAYETALFEACELFQPDLIITQNGADAHALDPLTHLSLTMKSYEQIPQIAVAAANKYTNGKIVALGGGGYDWYRVVPRAWSQVFAAMTGQAPFHGEIPISWQERWSGEETPPPTHWHDPTPLYPAIPRRPEIEEKNWETVKRLIWPFVSDERKRQLTTTSPYSVD; encoded by the coding sequence ATGAAGGATTTTGCCTATCTGTACAGTCCTGAAGAAGCGACTTATCGGTTTTCGGAGACACATCCATTCAATCCGATTCGTCTCGAATTAACCGTTTCCTTACTTGAAGCGATGCATCAATTAGATGATATTCTTTGTATCGCGCCGCGTCATGCGACCGATGAAGAACTGGCACTCATTCATGATCAGGATTATATTGCTGCAGTCAAAGCAGCCGGGACCGGTGCATTAACGCCACTTAAAGCCCAAATGTATGGGTTAGGAACAGAAGATACACCTTTGTTCCAGGGGATGCATTCGGGCGCTTCTCTCCTTGTCGGCGGCACGATCGAAGCATGTGACCTCGTCTTATCTGGTCAATATAAACGAACCTTTCATATCGGTGGTGGATTGCATCACGGATTCCGAGGACGTGCCTCTGGTTTTTGTGTCTATAACGATACCGCTGTCGCCATGGCAGCCATGATTGAAAAATATCACTGTAAAATTCTTTATGTCGATACGGACGCCCATCATGGCGATGGGGTGCAATGGGCCTTTTATAATCGAAAGGACGTCATGACGTTATCGCTCCACGAAACAGGTCGTTATTTGTTTCCAGGAACGGGAATGGTGACGGAACGGGGATCTGAAGAAGGGTATGGATTTAGTTGGAACGTGCCACTGGACGCCTTTACGGAAGATGATTCGTTTTTACTCGCGTATGAGACGGCACTCTTTGAAGCCTGTGAATTGTTCCAACCGGATCTCATCATTACGCAAAATGGTGCCGATGCACACGCGCTTGATCCATTGACTCATCTATCCTTAACGATGAAAAGTTATGAACAGATACCTCAAATCGCCGTCGCTGCAGCAAATAAATATACGAATGGAAAAATCGTTGCTTTAGGAGGCGGTGGCTATGACTGGTATCGTGTCGTTCCCCGCGCGTGGAGTCAAGTTTTTGCTGCCATGACCGGACAAGCTCCATTCCATGGAGAGATTCCTATTTCATGGCAAGAACGTTGGAGTGGAGAAGAAACACCCCCGCCAACACACTGGCATGATCCAACGCCACTCTACCCGGCCATTCCGCGACGACCTGAAATCGAAGAAAAAAATTGGGAAACCGTCAAACGATTGATTTGGCCGTTCGTTAGCGATGAGCGTAAGAGACAATTGACTACGACTTCCCCCTACTCCGTTGATTAA
- a CDS encoding FixH family protein, whose protein sequence is MKKAWLYSGLILSTGIVLAGCGNEKQAMDHDNMQGSGKPTVEVNVNVPAKTMEEDKVVFKASAVEQKKPVNLEDVTFEVWEAGKQDGAHQKFKATLKKTGSYQAEAKLAEGEYEGLYHINDKKGLHHMDKISFVVMDHSHEKEEASHEHGHDHETVDGLSVHYMGATKAKAGAELPVSFHVFLDGKPLKANVQVEVIETGIEKHTYVPLEKKGDAYSGKVTLTAPGQTTVRLHVENDQLHHHQDELITVAK, encoded by the coding sequence ATGAAAAAGGCATGGCTTTATTCCGGTCTTATTCTGTCGACGGGGATCGTACTCGCAGGGTGTGGCAATGAAAAACAGGCAATGGATCACGATAACATGCAAGGGTCAGGAAAACCGACGGTCGAAGTCAACGTCAATGTTCCAGCCAAGACAATGGAAGAAGATAAAGTTGTTTTTAAAGCGTCAGCTGTCGAACAAAAGAAACCAGTTAACCTTGAAGACGTGACATTTGAAGTGTGGGAAGCTGGAAAACAAGATGGTGCCCATCAAAAGTTCAAGGCAACCTTGAAAAAGACAGGTTCTTATCAAGCGGAAGCAAAACTTGCTGAAGGGGAATATGAAGGACTGTATCATATCAATGATAAAAAAGGACTCCATCATATGGATAAGATCTCATTCGTCGTCATGGATCATTCACATGAAAAAGAGGAAGCATCGCACGAGCATGGACATGATCACGAAACCGTCGACGGTCTGTCTGTCCATTACATGGGCGCAACAAAAGCGAAAGCTGGTGCTGAACTCCCCGTCTCCTTTCATGTTTTCCTTGATGGGAAACCGCTAAAGGCGAACGTACAAGTGGAAGTCATTGAAACGGGCATAGAAAAGCATACCTATGTTCCTTTAGAAAAAAAGGGTGATGCGTACAGCGGGAAAGTGACATTGACTGCACCTGGTCAGACTACGGTTCGACTCCATGTCGAAAATGATCAACTTCACCATCATCAAGATGAACTTATTACCGTCGCGAAATAA
- the ccpA gene encoding catabolite control protein A, translated as MNSNITIYDVAREAAVSMATVSRVVNGNPNVKPSTRKKVQDAIEQLGYRPNAVARGLASKKTTTVGVIVPDISNIFFADLARGIEDVATMYKYNIILCNSDQNQEKEIHLLNTLLGKQVDGIIFMGGRLHEDLVREFKTSPVPIVLAATLNQDYDLPAVNIDYESAAHDAVKSLIDRGHERIGFITGPLEQQINGEKKFAGYRRALEEANLPFNEQNVVLGNYTYDSGMKAMNQLLELGEDCPRAIFAGTDEMALGVIHALQDAGHRVPEDFEVIGHDNTRLATMIRPKLTTVVQPMYDIGAVSMRLLTKILNKEEIETNDVTLPHRIEQRDSTRP; from the coding sequence TTGAATAGTAATATTACGATTTACGATGTCGCGCGAGAGGCTGCTGTTTCGATGGCGACCGTATCGCGTGTCGTCAACGGAAACCCGAATGTTAAACCATCCACACGAAAAAAGGTCCAAGACGCAATCGAACAGCTTGGTTATCGTCCGAATGCTGTTGCCCGTGGACTGGCAAGTAAAAAAACAACGACGGTCGGTGTCATCGTGCCCGATATCTCGAACATCTTCTTTGCGGATTTAGCACGCGGAATTGAAGATGTCGCGACAATGTATAAATACAACATCATTTTGTGTAACTCCGACCAAAACCAGGAAAAAGAGATTCATTTGCTCAATACATTACTTGGGAAACAGGTGGATGGAATCATCTTCATGGGCGGACGTCTGCATGAGGATCTCGTTCGTGAGTTTAAAACATCACCGGTACCGATCGTTCTTGCTGCAACGTTGAATCAAGATTATGATCTTCCTGCCGTCAACATCGACTATGAGAGTGCTGCGCACGATGCTGTGAAGTCTTTGATCGACCGTGGACATGAACGGATCGGGTTCATCACTGGACCACTCGAACAGCAAATCAATGGTGAAAAGAAATTTGCGGGTTATCGCCGAGCACTTGAAGAAGCAAATCTTCCGTTTAACGAGCAAAATGTCGTCCTTGGAAACTATACGTATGATTCGGGAATGAAGGCGATGAATCAATTGCTTGAACTTGGAGAAGATTGCCCACGCGCGATTTTTGCTGGAACGGATGAGATGGCTCTTGGTGTTATCCATGCCTTACAGGATGCTGGACACCGTGTACCGGAAGACTTCGAAGTCATCGGACACGATAACACACGTCTTGCGACGATGATTCGTCCGAAACTGACGACTGTCGTTCAACCGATGTATGATATCGGAGCAGTCTCGATGCGTCTATTGACGAAAATCTTGAACAAAGAAGAAATTGAAACGAACGATGTTACATTACCACACCGAATCGAACAACGGGATTCGACACGCCCTTAA
- a CDS encoding bifunctional 3-deoxy-7-phosphoheptulonate synthase/chorismate mutase, with amino-acid sequence MDQHAELKRLRDELDLVNAELLELMNRRGQIAVEIGKVKRAQGLDRYDPVRERQMLESIAANNHGPFETGRLQHVFKEIFKASLELQGEDRTRKLLVSRKQKPTNTIIRIGDAVIGDGSQQLIAGPCAVESEEQVFEVAEQLAKHGVKFMRGGAYKPRTSPYDFQGLGLEGLKMLKKAADAHGLHVITEIMTPSAVESALPYVDIIQVGARNMQNFDLLKEVGRTNKPVLLKRGLSATLEEFMYAAEYIMASGNDQVILCERGIRTYERATRNTLDISAVPILKQETHLPVMVDVTHSTGRKDLLLPTAKAAYAIGADAVMVEVHPFPALALSDANQQLDFQEFDTFIENLTTTFPALNVQ; translated from the coding sequence ATGGATCAACATGCAGAATTAAAAAGATTACGTGATGAACTCGATTTAGTGAATGCAGAATTATTGGAATTGATGAACCGACGTGGTCAAATTGCCGTCGAAATCGGAAAAGTCAAACGAGCACAAGGGCTAGATCGATACGACCCTGTTCGAGAACGTCAAATGCTCGAATCAATTGCCGCTAATAACCATGGACCTTTTGAAACAGGACGCCTTCAGCATGTATTTAAAGAAATTTTCAAAGCTTCTCTCGAATTACAAGGAGAAGATCGGACTCGGAAATTACTCGTATCACGGAAACAAAAACCGACGAATACGATCATCCGGATCGGAGATGCCGTCATCGGAGACGGTTCGCAACAATTGATCGCTGGACCGTGTGCGGTCGAGAGCGAAGAACAAGTATTTGAGGTCGCGGAACAGCTCGCGAAACATGGCGTGAAGTTCATGCGAGGCGGAGCGTACAAACCACGTACATCGCCTTACGACTTCCAAGGTCTAGGACTCGAGGGTCTAAAAATGTTGAAAAAAGCAGCCGACGCGCACGGTTTGCATGTCATCACTGAAATCATGACACCGAGCGCCGTTGAATCTGCTTTACCATATGTCGACATCATCCAGGTCGGCGCACGCAACATGCAAAACTTCGATTTACTCAAAGAAGTCGGTCGTACGAATAAACCGGTTCTTTTAAAACGAGGTCTTTCTGCAACGCTCGAGGAATTCATGTACGCGGCTGAGTACATCATGGCAAGTGGTAACGATCAAGTCATCTTGTGTGAGCGTGGTATCCGGACGTACGAGCGTGCAACACGGAACACGCTTGATATCTCAGCAGTTCCGATTCTGAAGCAAGAAACGCATCTCCCTGTCATGGTCGATGTCACGCACTCGACAGGACGTAAGGATTTACTCTTGCCAACAGCAAAAGCGGCATACGCGATTGGAGCAGACGCTGTCATGGTCGAAGTCCATCCGTTCCCAGCACTTGCGTTGTCTGATGCGAACCAACAACTCGATTTCCAAGAATTCGATACGTTCATCGAAAACTTGACGACTACCTTTCCGGCACTAAACGTTCAATGA
- a CDS encoding YtxH domain-containing protein, producing MTKQHPYQAQDSSKGGGFLAGIIVGGLIGAAAALLSSPKSGREMRDMIDERTAPARQRLTEQTQVVREKAEPLVGEWIQLAKDKAAPVIEKAKNNPTVQEAAQYAGFEKDQASIDAALAEAEQLVRDIEREIGDEVDGASVAEEIDTETVVELSELREQLADEQDEDNDPQSDVNHKK from the coding sequence ATGACGAAACAACACCCATATCAAGCACAAGATTCTTCTAAAGGAGGAGGCTTCCTTGCCGGAATCATCGTTGGTGGATTGATCGGTGCTGCGGCAGCTCTCCTTTCTAGCCCGAAATCAGGCCGCGAGATGCGCGACATGATCGATGAGCGTACAGCGCCTGCGCGTCAACGTTTGACGGAACAGACACAAGTCGTTCGCGAAAAAGCAGAACCACTCGTAGGTGAGTGGATTCAACTAGCAAAAGATAAAGCAGCACCTGTCATTGAAAAAGCAAAGAATAATCCAACGGTTCAAGAAGCGGCACAATATGCGGGCTTTGAGAAGGATCAGGCAAGCATTGATGCTGCTCTCGCAGAAGCAGAACAACTCGTACGTGACATCGAACGTGAAATTGGCGACGAAGTCGATGGGGCGTCAGTGGCAGAAGAAATCGACACGGAGACGGTCGTTGAACTTTCGGAGTTACGTGAACAGTTAGCAGACGAACAAGATGAAGACAATGATCCGCAGTCTGATGTGAATCATAAGAAATAA
- a CDS encoding DUF948 domain-containing protein: protein MEITLGGIAGLVAAIAFVVLVIFLARVLGAASKTLNNVANTTAGLERQLDGIMMETTALLHKTNRLVDTIEEKTELLAPVANSIEELGTSLNKVTDSVRTVSDTVAGAADTNKEQIAQAVRWGSVAVELFKKNKPAETTVQNHSTATTTVEKKPRRRFRKKAEAPVTPEVVSVPDVESIPDELKGDRKS from the coding sequence ATGGAAATCACATTAGGCGGAATCGCCGGATTAGTCGCTGCGATCGCATTCGTAGTGCTCGTCATTTTCCTTGCCCGTGTATTAGGTGCTGCGAGTAAGACGCTCAACAATGTAGCCAACACGACAGCAGGACTTGAACGTCAATTAGACGGTATCATGATGGAGACGACAGCGTTGTTACATAAGACGAATCGTCTGGTAGATACGATTGAAGAAAAAACAGAATTGCTTGCACCTGTCGCAAACTCGATCGAAGAACTCGGTACGTCTTTAAACAAAGTGACAGATTCTGTCCGAACAGTATCCGATACGGTTGCTGGTGCGGCGGATACGAATAAAGAACAGATTGCGCAAGCAGTCCGTTGGGGCTCAGTCGCTGTAGAGTTATTTAAGAAAAATAAACCGGCAGAAACTACGGTTCAAAATCATTCGACGGCAACGACGACGGTTGAGAAAAAGCCACGTCGTCGATTCCGGAAAAAGGCAGAGGCGCCGGTCACACCGGAAGTCGTATCTGTACCAGACGTCGAAAGCATTCCAGATGAGTTGAAGGGAGATCGTAAATCATGA
- a CDS encoding aminopeptidase: MRDPRLTQLATNLINYSVALEPGEKVLIENFGIERELVEALVEAAYAAGGHPFVLLKDNRILRKLYRNASEEQLQLMADIERKQMQAMDAYIGLRAGDNINELSDVPAEQMKLYGQTIGKMHTQDRVKGTKWVVLRFPTASMAQLANQSTEAFEDFYFDVCTLDYEKMGQAMEPLVDLMNRTDRVRLVGPGTDLTFSIKDIPAIKCAGNANIPDGEVFTAPVKDSVNGVISYNTPSPYQGFTFENVKLTFKDGKIVEATANDTDRINQVFDTDAGSRFVGEFAIGVNPFIQHPMKDILFDEKIDGSFHFTPGQAYEEAYNGNDSSVHWDLVNIQRPDYGGGEIWFDDVLIRKDGRFVLPELEVLNPENLK, from the coding sequence ATGCGTGACCCACGTCTTACTCAACTGGCAACGAATCTCATTAACTATTCGGTTGCCCTTGAACCTGGTGAAAAAGTATTGATTGAAAACTTCGGCATCGAACGCGAACTGGTCGAGGCACTCGTTGAAGCTGCCTACGCGGCTGGCGGTCATCCGTTCGTCTTACTTAAGGATAATCGTATCCTACGAAAATTATACCGAAATGCTTCAGAAGAGCAACTCCAATTGATGGCAGACATTGAACGCAAGCAGATGCAAGCGATGGACGCATACATCGGACTACGTGCTGGTGATAACATCAATGAATTATCAGATGTGCCGGCTGAACAAATGAAACTGTACGGTCAAACGATCGGTAAGATGCACACACAAGATCGTGTCAAAGGAACGAAATGGGTCGTCCTTCGTTTCCCAACTGCATCGATGGCACAACTTGCCAACCAATCGACAGAAGCATTCGAAGACTTCTACTTTGATGTCTGTACGCTTGATTATGAAAAAATGGGCCAAGCGATGGAACCACTCGTCGACTTGATGAACCGGACGGATCGCGTTCGCCTCGTCGGACCAGGAACGGATCTAACGTTTTCGATCAAAGACATCCCAGCCATCAAATGCGCTGGAAACGCCAACATTCCAGACGGCGAAGTCTTTACGGCACCGGTCAAGGATTCGGTCAACGGTGTCATCTCATATAACACACCATCTCCGTATCAAGGGTTCACCTTTGAAAACGTCAAACTGACGTTCAAAGACGGTAAAATCGTAGAAGCGACGGCAAACGATACAGATCGAATCAACCAAGTCTTCGATACAGATGCTGGTTCTCGTTTCGTCGGCGAATTCGCGATCGGTGTCAATCCATTCATCCAGCATCCGATGAAAGATATCTTGTTTGATGAAAAGATCGATGGCAGCTTCCACTTCACACCAGGTCAAGCTTACGAAGAAGCCTACAACGGTAATGACTCATCCGTTCACTGGGATCTCGTTAACATCCAACGTCCTGATTACGGTGGTGGAGAAATCTGGTTCGACGACGTATTGATCCGCAAAGACGGTCGTTTCGTCCTTCCAGAACTCGAAGTCCTCAATCCTGAAAACTTGAAATAA
- a CDS encoding Dps family protein, which produces MISNHAKSALNQQVANYGVLFVKLHNYHWYIKGPDFLTLHEKLEELYTWVSEQYDVVAERLLMNNGTPSATLKEYLEQTTLEEAKSGLSADEMIDSVIKDFQQVRKEMLDAIEHLEAQDVTVEDDLLGQAKEIEKQIWMLRATLKK; this is translated from the coding sequence ATGATTAGTAATCATGCAAAATCAGCTTTAAATCAACAGGTAGCAAACTATGGAGTACTGTTCGTTAAACTCCACAATTATCATTGGTACATTAAAGGACCAGATTTCTTAACACTTCACGAGAAGCTCGAAGAACTGTATACATGGGTGTCTGAACAATATGATGTCGTTGCGGAACGTCTCCTAATGAATAACGGAACACCTTCTGCGACACTGAAAGAGTATTTAGAGCAAACGACGCTTGAAGAAGCGAAATCGGGGTTATCGGCAGATGAAATGATTGATTCTGTCATCAAAGACTTCCAACAAGTCCGAAAAGAGATGCTCGATGCGATTGAACATCTTGAGGCACAAGACGTGACGGTTGAAGATGATCTGCTTGGTCAAGCGAAGGAAATCGAAAAACAAATTTGGATGCTTCGTGCGACATTGAAAAAATAA
- a CDS encoding DUF2179 domain-containing protein — protein MGQILLILLLQLIYVPVLTLRTIMLVKGRTVIAGLFGTVETLIYIFALGIVFQDLTTLGMVVYALGFGLGILVGGYVERKLAIGYNMIQVHTQEFPAELIQVIRDNGFGVTHYQGQGRDGVRYRLDVLAARTRMKVLRNLVEEYEPKAFLVAFDSVDFKGGYMLKGLKRPR, from the coding sequence ATGGGACAGATTTTACTCATCTTATTGCTCCAGTTGATTTACGTTCCTGTATTGACATTACGGACGATCATGCTCGTCAAAGGGCGGACGGTCATCGCCGGATTATTTGGAACGGTTGAAACATTAATTTACATTTTTGCACTAGGAATCGTGTTCCAAGACTTAACGACACTCGGTATGGTCGTTTATGCGCTCGGATTTGGTCTAGGAATACTCGTCGGTGGATATGTCGAACGAAAACTCGCCATCGGTTACAATATGATTCAAGTGCATACGCAAGAATTTCCAGCGGAACTGATTCAAGTCATTCGTGATAATGGATTTGGTGTGACACATTATCAAGGACAAGGACGCGACGGTGTCCGTTACCGGTTAGATGTTCTTGCAGCCCGAACACGTATGAAAGTGTTACGTAATCTCGTTGAGGAATACGAGCCAAAGGCCTTCCTCGTTGCCTTTGATTCCGTTGACTTTAAAGGTGGCTACATGTTGAAAGGTCTAAAACGCCCTCGTTGA
- the murC gene encoding UDP-N-acetylmuramate--L-alanine ligase, whose protein sequence is MTKYHFVGIKGTGMSALAQVLHEMNHEVQGSDIEKHIFTEDALRAKGIPFFPFNADNIKEDYVIIQGNAFGDDHPEIARTNELGLTIHHYYDFLGHLANEYRSVAITGSHGKTSTTGLLSHVLSGITPTAFLIGDGTGAGVEDAKAFVFEACEYKRHFLYYKPDYAIMTNIDFDHSDYFTGIDDVVSAFQEMAMQVKQAIVACGDDEHLQNIQANVPVLYYGFGENNDFRAENATSTPDGTSFDVYLRDDFYGTFLIPGFGRHHVLNALSVIAICQYEGLSKDDVAERLATFGGVKRRFSESEFGTQILVDDYAHHPKEISATIESARKKYPDREVIAIFQPHTYTRLKSFMDDFATSLREADATYLCEIFGSAREQEGQVRVEDLQEKIPQASILTRDNVSVLRQHENAVLLFMGAGDIQTYQHQYQSVK, encoded by the coding sequence ATGACAAAGTATCATTTTGTTGGAATCAAAGGAACGGGGATGAGTGCGCTCGCCCAAGTACTACATGAGATGAATCATGAGGTACAAGGTTCAGACATCGAAAAGCACATTTTTACTGAAGACGCGTTACGAGCTAAGGGAATTCCATTTTTCCCGTTCAATGCGGATAACATCAAAGAAGACTACGTCATCATCCAAGGGAATGCCTTTGGGGATGATCATCCAGAAATCGCACGGACAAATGAACTTGGTTTAACCATCCATCATTATTACGATTTCTTAGGACACTTAGCAAATGAATATCGTTCAGTCGCCATTACAGGCTCACACGGAAAAACGTCGACGACAGGTTTGCTTTCACACGTCTTAAGTGGAATCACACCAACGGCTTTCTTGATCGGAGACGGTACAGGAGCAGGTGTAGAGGATGCGAAGGCATTTGTCTTCGAGGCATGTGAATACAAACGTCACTTCTTATATTACAAGCCGGACTACGCTATCATGACGAATATCGACTTCGATCATTCGGATTATTTCACAGGAATCGATGACGTCGTTTCGGCATTCCAAGAGATGGCGATGCAGGTTAAGCAAGCGATCGTTGCTTGTGGAGATGATGAGCATCTTCAAAACATTCAAGCGAATGTACCTGTTCTCTATTATGGATTTGGAGAAAACAATGATTTCCGCGCAGAAAACGCGACGTCAACGCCAGACGGTACATCATTTGATGTCTATTTACGTGATGATTTCTACGGCACGTTCCTCATTCCAGGATTCGGTCGTCATCATGTCTTGAATGCACTTTCTGTCATTGCGATCTGTCAGTACGAAGGATTGAGCAAAGACGACGTTGCTGAACGTTTAGCTACATTTGGTGGTGTGAAACGCCGCTTTAGTGAGTCGGAATTCGGCACACAAATCCTAGTAGATGATTACGCGCACCATCCGAAGGAAATCAGCGCAACGATTGAGTCGGCACGAAAGAAATATCCGGACCGTGAAGTCATTGCGATTTTCCAACCGCATACGTACACACGCTTAAAATCATTCATGGATGATTTCGCGACTTCTTTACGTGAAGCAGATGCGACATATCTATGCGAAATCTTTGGATCGGCACGTGAGCAGGAAGGGCAAGTTCGCGTCGAAGATTTACAAGAGAAGATTCCGCAAGCTTCTATTCTGACACGCGACAACGTTTCTGTCCTACGTCAGCATGAAAATGCTGTGCTTCTGTTCATGGGAGCAGGCGATATCCAAACGTACCAGCACCAATACCAAAGTGTAAAATAA
- the ytpR gene encoding YtpR family tRNA-binding protein produces MNVFYNKEGVGDVLMIILEDAPRAEVTATREGDVAIIKHGDRVVGYNLFDASTTFTIETQGPVELTEELATRIQKELASRDIKLSLEQVDYSPKFVVGFVASCEKHPDADKLSVCQVEVDNGTLQIVCGAPNVAAGQKVVVAKPGAVMPSGLIIRPSALRGVPSSGMLCSARELGLVDAPQEKGILVLDDTKAVGEAFSIGR; encoded by the coding sequence ATGAATGTGTTTTATAATAAAGAGGGCGTCGGCGACGTCTTAATGATTATTTTGGAAGACGCACCACGTGCGGAAGTGACAGCGACTCGTGAAGGAGACGTAGCAATTATCAAGCATGGTGATCGTGTCGTCGGTTACAACCTGTTTGATGCTTCGACTACATTTACGATCGAGACACAAGGACCGGTTGAATTGACGGAAGAATTGGCAACACGCATCCAAAAGGAACTGGCGAGTCGAGATATCAAATTGTCACTCGAACAAGTGGATTATTCTCCGAAATTCGTTGTTGGGTTCGTTGCTTCTTGCGAGAAGCATCCGGATGCTGATAAATTATCGGTCTGTCAGGTAGAAGTAGATAACGGAACTTTACAAATCGTTTGTGGAGCACCGAATGTAGCGGCGGGTCAAAAAGTAGTCGTTGCTAAACCAGGAGCGGTCATGCCGTCTGGGTTAATCATCCGTCCTTCGGCGTTACGCGGCGTACCATCAAGCGGTATGCTCTGCTCAGCGCGTGAGCTCGGGCTTGTCGATGCACCACAAGAAAAAGGGATTCTTGTACTCGATGATACAAAAGCAGTAGGGGAAGCATTCTCAATCGGTCGATGA